One Mangrovimonas cancribranchiae DNA segment encodes these proteins:
- a CDS encoding type IX secretion system membrane protein PorP/SprF, which translates to MKKFIIYILLIVASKNYAQELNLPVWTQYLADNDFVVSPTYAGIGDNVRIRVNGLTQWVGIKNAPDNQALYADFRIANRDGVGISLYNDKNGNTRQKGVKISYAHHLILDYTSRQFLSLGLSYNLNSFRVDIENFETDYENPVLDPYVTDDRSTSNNNFDVGALYRYGGFYFSFNLNNLLDKDIDDYTGIEPSLLRNYQIYSGYVIQSKTNKRVEFEPSVFYQLFSSDNRSSTDINFKYRKYNRKEDYYWVGVSYRFLNDQFFNPLNIGPMAGIMKSGFYFAYSYQITTNDLAGYNSGTHMITLGFDFLQGLSNCSCTDGRILF; encoded by the coding sequence ATGAAAAAGTTTATCATATATATTCTACTTATAGTTGCAAGTAAAAACTATGCACAAGAGTTAAATTTACCTGTTTGGACACAATATCTGGCCGATAATGACTTTGTCGTCTCTCCTACTTACGCTGGTATTGGCGATAATGTAAGAATTAGAGTTAACGGCTTAACACAATGGGTAGGGATTAAAAATGCACCCGATAACCAAGCTTTGTATGCCGATTTTAGAATTGCTAATCGCGATGGTGTTGGTATTTCATTATATAATGACAAAAATGGAAACACCAGACAAAAAGGCGTGAAAATATCTTATGCGCATCATTTAATTTTAGATTACACTTCCAGACAATTTTTATCGTTAGGATTATCGTATAACTTAAACAGCTTTAGAGTAGATATTGAAAACTTTGAAACCGATTACGAAAATCCTGTTCTAGATCCATATGTTACCGATGATCGCTCAACATCTAACAATAACTTTGATGTTGGTGCCTTATACCGTTACGGTGGGTTTTACTTTAGTTTTAATTTAAACAACCTTTTAGATAAAGATATTGATGATTATACTGGTATAGAGCCTAGTTTACTAAGAAACTATCAAATTTACTCAGGATATGTTATACAAAGTAAAACGAACAAACGTGTAGAATTTGAACCTTCTGTTTTCTATCAATTATTTAGTAGTGACAACCGTTCTAGTACCGATATTAATTTTAAGTATAGAAAATATAATAGAAAAGAAGACTATTACTGGGTTGGTGTTTCTTACCGTTTTCTTAACGACCAATTTTTTAACCCACTAAACATTGGTCCAATGGCAGGAATTATGAAATCTGGGTTTTACTTTGCATATTCCTATCAAATTACTACAAACGATTTAGCCGGTTACAACTCGGGAACCCATATGATAACTTTAGGGTTTGACTTCTTACAAGGCTTAAGTAATTGTTCGTGTACTGATGGTAGAATTTTGTTTTAA
- a CDS encoding T9SS type B sorting domain-containing protein codes for MKKPTFSTIALIVLFALIGLSGHAQNYVPFTPRFDQDLKGDIVLIGNNILGPDNNAFNSNNVYNHNVDMQYIDIDSDPSTFSSSSADLEIPNPNCYQIIYAGLYWGAVTDGNEPINQVKFKGPTGGYHDINGTIVYDANGSATGDSFPYSCYADVTSIVTTMGTDLGTYTIANVSSAQGETSDFNPYNGTGFSAGWSLFVVYEDPTLPGKSITSFDGFSAISSSVNLDVPVTGFRTVPAPAPVRANFAFAALEGDKPIQNDRLVLNGVPLSAADRPANNFFNSSVTRLDATPVNNRVPNSTNTLGFDTGVMVVPNPGNTVIANDATSATVRLESNQDVYFQYFFALAVDIIEPNIVLTKIVEDDLGNNIGGETVGLGQPLNYVIGFQNTGNDNATNFQIRDILPINIVFNYPEDLVLPPGVTVASYDPNTREIVFNIEDYLVEENDPVYEIRIEVMTVETCSQLADSCSNLILNQAFATYNGYYNPDFQITDDPSFSSNTGCLITPQATNFLADLNDCTFTQNETLCGDSLELTAANGYDTYSWSTSPTGTPVIGTTQSITITEPGTYYSFNTAPAPCQSIQQEFTVNLFGEDITNPVIPYADEVVVCPNDGEELPNIFLCGANDFVEIQTNIAGASSIIWEQLDESSCPEVSNPDCANQDGSCVWNEVGTGEDFIANTAGQFRLTINFDGGCYVQFHFNVYQNILNPTVNATDIICDTPGTITVNNVPSGYEYSIDGTNYQTSNTFSVATPGIYTVYIRQVGVNSNPCIFSIPDVQIRERQFTASTNITQPLCFDDKGSIHLAANDADPQYYFSIYENGTLVNTVGPITENNYTFENLNPGTYTVSFETDDGCTYSEDVEIIQPPQLTTTAALTTPLTCADGELTIYPEGGTPPYFYFINSTTDFQTVPEYTVTTPGIYDIMVVDSNNCTATTTLTVEIVPEPDFTVTQTNIACAGNDNGSITINVTNANGNTLEYSIDGGTTFTNSSVFTNLPEGTYQVVVQYSIGTSVCETAPQPITITAAPPLNGTAELSAPYTCTDTGTISVTGVTGGTPPYSYSIDGVNFQTGNTFTGLSAGTYTMTIQDASGCTFIANTIVIDALDPPSDLTFNHTPLSCPSNVSTITITGVTGGTGVIEYQIIAPASAATPYQASNTFSNLPPGTYTFQVQDENNCTYSETYTIDPLPELNLNTVLDSDLDCTATSDAVISGTISGGSTPYTYAVSINGGAYTTIGATGNTFTYNTSNAGTYQFQITDANNCTIESIIHTVEPITPPALSLVTQGEPILCHGNSNASIDITIDTTVGTPPFTINVYNDTTGTNYGTQTSGLPAGDYTITVTDAKSCTATDTITITEPDDINVNYHTIDITCTASGVSQGSIIIDNVTGGTAPYNYFVTGTNGYSNSEFNASGTTSVSFDVVDFGLYEINVVDANGCSVLIQDVLVASPPTDLDIYIEPSVNCATGGEAIVSIGSSLSSSGPFYFSIYQGPISVYPNPAGSWIPEDSPGSESATFTGLTPGVSYTFIVYDASTNCSYYEPATAPIPTNSTLTATAVSESNITCTGSADGNVSFNINSVYGSSVDVHYEIFNSLSQSSTGIFGDDTVPANGTLTVTNLGPLPFGNYYVLIEETSGPNAGCSIVTVPFNITESEFPLNLTVLVDQNANCNPNSGIISAIGHDGTAPYQYQITTTAAAPSETDPAWASTNVFNVDGGDYYVHVIDTYGCIVSSPVTTVPTDPSPIIDAVVNNQCTVNEGEFTIDVSMPTAGMPPYSFSINGGAFQTQTVPFSITNLSSGTHTIEVNDSNGCGNLVTVTIEVPLDLTPELTTEPSCNNDDGEITITGIGGSGNYNYSISPNPASISLTGNVFSGVPSGIYTVTITDVNTLCTAEATISLPEATQPSITTTPTAVTCFGDNSGTFELLVNGYSGAYTYEIFDDMGISVLGPIATNTSTNPENVSGLTAGNFTVTITETEVPFCSATSNVIINSPTQSLTLTVLETSNVTCNNDSGTITATATGGWGNYEYELTGDATVAYSPNGTFTGLSAGNYTVNVRDDSNCIASENITLVEPTPINATFTPSTNMLACFGDQNASITITNVTGGQGSNYTYTLNTILPTPSTSGPQTFNVFDNLGPGTYSITIEDGYSCEMTSADIVIAEPTPVDVNLVTQSTQTCLNDATLTLTATGGTAPYTYSNDITFTNVLGAFNNSTTFAVTPGTYSYYVQDANGCTATISNEITIEPLPILQVNLQAANPTINCTGDNTGSIIASAQGGLGNYIYELQDGAGNTINATQNTPGVFTNLVAGTYMVYVESGDCTETTSTITITEPSTALDATFTVNDVTCYGSNDGMLEINATGGTGTIMYAISPQMDQFFETNVFENLEPGTYDVIVQDELGCYITHNFTINEPAPVMLSIVPNSIFPEVCEGDLDGEFSITISGGSLPYSVSLDSYDGPYSTGGATQTQFDFTGLSGGDHIVFVRDAEGCESEWNITMPESVTINPTVIVDYGCVNNISGNTVTVIVDESIDTSLVDYSLNGGPYQTSNIFTNLPAGQNHYVDVRHNNGCIQSTEFFTIEAYEPLTLTLTEGELNEIIATANGGTGDYQFTFNGDNYGSTNTFTITYSGTHTVTVTDTNGCTAVATINMEFVDVCVPNYFTPNGDGVLDEWGPGCALAYPNLEFSIFDRYGRKVATLRIGEKWDGRYKGNELPTGDYWYVVNLNSSDVDKNIVGHFTLYR; via the coding sequence ATGAAAAAACCTACTTTTTCAACTATTGCCCTTATTGTATTATTCGCTTTAATTGGCTTATCTGGTCATGCGCAAAATTATGTCCCATTTACACCTAGGTTTGACCAAGACTTAAAAGGAGATATTGTTTTAATTGGAAACAACATCTTAGGCCCAGACAATAATGCTTTTAATAGCAATAATGTCTACAACCATAATGTTGATATGCAATATATTGATATAGATAGCGATCCTTCAACTTTTAGTTCTTCGAGTGCAGATTTAGAAATTCCAAATCCAAATTGTTATCAAATTATTTATGCTGGTCTATATTGGGGAGCCGTAACTGATGGAAACGAACCAATAAATCAAGTAAAATTTAAAGGTCCAACAGGCGGTTATCACGACATTAACGGTACAATAGTATACGACGCAAATGGAAGCGCCACGGGAGATAGTTTTCCATATTCATGCTATGCCGATGTAACCTCTATTGTAACCACAATGGGAACTGACTTAGGAACTTACACCATAGCAAATGTTTCCAGTGCTCAAGGTGAAACTAGCGATTTCAATCCATATAATGGAACTGGGTTTTCAGCAGGTTGGTCTCTTTTTGTGGTGTATGAAGATCCTACTCTACCAGGAAAATCAATCACAAGTTTTGATGGTTTTAGCGCAATAAGCAGCTCGGTTAATTTAGATGTTCCAGTAACTGGATTTAGAACAGTTCCCGCTCCTGCTCCAGTAAGAGCAAACTTTGCCTTTGCTGCTCTTGAAGGTGACAAACCAATTCAAAACGACAGATTAGTACTTAACGGCGTTCCGTTATCTGCTGCAGATAGACCTGCAAATAACTTTTTTAATAGTTCTGTAACACGATTAGATGCCACCCCTGTTAACAATAGAGTCCCTAATAGCACAAATACATTAGGATTTGATACTGGAGTAATGGTTGTACCCAATCCAGGTAATACTGTTATTGCCAACGATGCTACATCAGCAACTGTTCGCCTAGAAAGTAATCAAGATGTTTACTTTCAATACTTTTTTGCATTAGCTGTAGACATTATTGAACCCAATATTGTTTTAACCAAAATTGTTGAAGACGATTTAGGAAACAATATAGGTGGAGAAACCGTAGGCTTAGGGCAGCCCCTAAACTATGTTATTGGTTTTCAAAATACAGGAAATGATAATGCTACAAACTTTCAAATAAGAGATATCCTTCCTATAAATATTGTATTTAATTATCCAGAAGATTTGGTCCTTCCTCCAGGAGTTACTGTTGCTAGTTACGATCCTAATACACGTGAAATCGTTTTTAATATTGAAGACTATTTAGTTGAAGAAAACGACCCTGTATATGAAATACGTATTGAGGTTATGACTGTTGAAACTTGCAGCCAATTAGCAGATTCATGTTCAAACCTTATTCTTAACCAAGCTTTTGCAACATACAATGGATATTACAATCCAGATTTTCAAATTACTGACGACCCAAGCTTTAGTAGCAACACAGGATGTTTAATTACGCCTCAGGCAACCAATTTTTTAGCCGATTTAAATGACTGTACTTTCACACAAAATGAAACCTTATGTGGTGATAGTTTAGAATTAACAGCCGCAAATGGTTACGACACCTATTCATGGTCTACAAGTCCAACAGGAACTCCTGTTATAGGAACAACACAATCGATAACAATAACCGAACCAGGAACATATTACTCTTTTAATACAGCACCAGCACCTTGCCAATCCATTCAACAAGAATTTACTGTTAATTTGTTTGGAGAAGATATTACAAATCCTGTTATACCTTATGCCGACGAAGTAGTCGTTTGCCCAAACGATGGGGAAGAATTACCAAATATATTTTTATGTGGCGCTAACGATTTTGTTGAAATACAAACAAATATCGCTGGAGCGTCTTCTATTATTTGGGAACAATTAGACGAAAGTAGTTGTCCCGAAGTTAGTAATCCAGATTGTGCAAACCAAGATGGTTCTTGTGTCTGGAATGAAGTTGGAACTGGAGAAGACTTTATTGCAAATACAGCTGGACAGTTTAGATTAACTATAAATTTTGATGGTGGTTGTTATGTACAATTTCATTTTAATGTTTATCAAAATATTTTAAATCCAACTGTTAATGCTACCGATATAATTTGTGACACCCCAGGAACCATAACTGTTAATAATGTACCTAGTGGTTATGAGTATAGTATTGATGGTACAAACTATCAAACCAGTAATACATTTTCAGTAGCAACACCAGGAATTTATACCGTTTATATAAGACAAGTAGGTGTGAATTCTAACCCTTGTATTTTTAGCATTCCAGATGTTCAGATAAGAGAACGCCAATTTACCGCCAGTACTAACATAACACAGCCTCTTTGTTTTGATGATAAAGGAAGTATTCATCTAGCAGCTAACGATGCCGATCCACAATATTACTTTTCAATTTACGAAAATGGCACTCTAGTAAATACCGTAGGACCAATTACTGAAAACAATTATACGTTTGAAAACCTAAACCCTGGAACTTATACCGTAAGTTTTGAAACTGATGATGGTTGCACTTACTCGGAAGATGTTGAAATAATTCAGCCTCCACAATTAACAACTACAGCTGCCTTAACCACACCCTTAACATGTGCTGATGGAGAGCTAACCATTTACCCAGAAGGAGGTACACCGCCTTATTTCTACTTTATAAATAGTACTACAGATTTTCAAACGGTACCAGAATACACCGTAACAACTCCAGGGATTTATGATATTATGGTGGTTGATTCTAACAACTGTACCGCTACAACAACACTAACTGTTGAAATAGTTCCTGAACCAGACTTTACAGTTACGCAAACCAATATTGCTTGTGCAGGTAATGATAATGGCTCAATTACTATTAATGTTACCAATGCCAATGGTAATACTTTAGAATATAGTATTGATGGAGGTACGACTTTTACAAACTCATCAGTATTTACAAATTTACCTGAAGGAACATATCAAGTGGTTGTACAATATAGTATAGGAACCTCTGTTTGCGAGACCGCACCACAACCTATAACTATTACTGCGGCACCACCTTTAAATGGTACAGCAGAGCTTTCCGCACCTTACACATGTACTGATACAGGAACTATTTCTGTTACTGGTGTAACCGGAGGCACACCACCTTATTCTTATAGTATTGATGGGGTTAACTTCCAAACAGGTAATACCTTTACTGGATTATCTGCAGGCACATACACTATGACCATTCAAGATGCTAGTGGCTGTACATTTATTGCAAATACTATTGTTATTGATGCGTTAGATCCACCTTCAGACTTAACATTTAATCATACGCCACTATCTTGTCCTTCTAATGTATCTACTATTACAATTACAGGAGTAACTGGTGGAACAGGTGTTATTGAATATCAAATTATTGCACCGGCTTCAGCCGCTACACCTTATCAAGCATCAAATACATTTAGTAATTTACCTCCTGGAACATATACATTTCAAGTTCAAGATGAAAATAACTGTACGTATAGCGAAACCTATACTATAGATCCTTTACCAGAACTTAACCTTAATACTGTTCTTGATTCTGATTTAGATTGTACAGCAACTTCTGATGCGGTTATTTCTGGCACAATTTCAGGTGGTTCAACACCTTATACTTATGCTGTTTCTATTAATGGTGGTGCATATACAACCATAGGTGCCACAGGAAATACGTTTACGTATAACACTTCAAATGCAGGAACCTATCAGTTCCAAATTACAGATGCTAATAACTGTACTATTGAATCGATTATTCATACAGTAGAACCTATTACACCACCAGCTTTAAGTTTGGTTACACAAGGTGAACCTATTCTATGTCATGGTAACAGTAATGCCTCAATTGATATTACCATAGATACAACTGTGGGCACTCCTCCATTTACCATTAATGTTTACAATGATACAACAGGTACCAACTATGGCACACAAACCTCTGGATTACCAGCTGGCGATTATACTATAACTGTTACAGATGCTAAATCTTGTACCGCTACTGATACGATTACGATTACAGAACCTGACGACATTAATGTTAATTACCACACTATTGATATTACTTGTACAGCAAGTGGCGTATCACAAGGTTCTATTATTATTGATAATGTTACTGGAGGTACAGCACCTTATAATTATTTTGTAACAGGAACTAATGGCTATTCTAATTCAGAGTTTAATGCTTCTGGAACAACATCGGTAAGTTTTGATGTTGTTGACTTTGGCCTTTATGAAATTAATGTTGTTGATGCCAATGGCTGTTCGGTACTTATACAAGATGTTTTAGTTGCCTCACCTCCTACCGATTTAGATATTTATATTGAACCGTCTGTAAATTGTGCTACTGGAGGTGAAGCCATTGTAAGTATAGGCTCTTCGTTAAGTAGTTCTGGACCTTTTTATTTTAGTATTTATCAAGGACCTATATCTGTTTATCCTAATCCTGCTGGTTCTTGGATTCCAGAAGATTCTCCTGGTAGTGAATCGGCTACGTTTACCGGATTAACACCAGGCGTTAGCTATACATTTATCGTTTACGATGCCTCTACTAATTGTAGTTATTATGAACCAGCTACAGCTCCAATACCAACAAACTCCACATTAACCGCTACAGCTGTTAGCGAAAGTAATATTACCTGTACAGGTAGTGCAGATGGTAATGTCTCTTTTAATATAAATAGTGTTTACGGATCTTCTGTTGATGTGCATTATGAAATATTCAATTCATTAAGTCAAAGCTCAACAGGTATTTTTGGTGATGATACAGTACCTGCTAACGGAACACTTACGGTTACCAATTTAGGACCTCTTCCTTTTGGGAATTATTATGTGTTAATTGAAGAAACTAGCGGTCCTAATGCAGGATGTAGTATAGTAACAGTCCCTTTTAATATTACAGAATCTGAATTCCCTTTAAACTTAACTGTTTTAGTAGACCAAAATGCGAATTGTAATCCTAATTCAGGAATTATTAGTGCAATTGGGCATGATGGAACAGCACCATATCAATATCAAATAACTACAACAGCTGCTGCTCCTTCTGAAACAGACCCAGCTTGGGCATCAACAAATGTCTTTAATGTAGATGGTGGAGATTATTATGTTCATGTTATAGATACTTATGGATGTATTGTAAGTAGTCCAGTAACAACTGTGCCTACCGATCCTAGCCCTATAATTGATGCGGTTGTAAACAACCAATGTACGGTTAACGAAGGGGAATTTACAATTGATGTTAGTATGCCTACAGCAGGAATGCCTCCTTATAGCTTTAGTATTAATGGTGGTGCTTTCCAAACACAAACAGTACCATTCTCCATTACTAATTTATCGTCTGGCACGCATACTATAGAAGTTAACGATAGTAATGGTTGTGGCAACTTAGTAACTGTTACTATTGAAGTACCTTTAGATCTCACACCTGAATTAACTACGGAACCATCGTGTAATAATGATGATGGAGAAATAACAATTACTGGAATAGGTGGCTCTGGAAACTATAACTATTCAATTAGTCCTAATCCAGCGTCTATCAGTCTAACAGGTAATGTATTTTCTGGAGTTCCTTCTGGAATTTATACCGTGACAATTACCGATGTTAATACATTATGTACTGCAGAAGCGACTATTTCATTACCAGAAGCAACACAGCCTTCAATAACAACAACACCAACCGCAGTAACTTGCTTTGGTGATAATTCAGGAACTTTTGAACTCCTTGTTAATGGCTATTCTGGTGCTTATACGTATGAAATCTTTGATGATATGGGAATCTCTGTTTTAGGCCCTATCGCTACCAATACTTCAACAAACCCGGAAAACGTTTCAGGCTTAACCGCTGGTAATTTTACAGTAACTATTACCGAAACAGAAGTGCCGTTTTGTAGTGCAACTTCAAATGTTATTATAAACTCCCCTACTCAATCTTTAACATTAACTGTTTTAGAAACATCTAATGTTACTTGTAATAACGATAGTGGTACGATTACGGCTACAGCTACTGGTGGTTGGGGTAATTATGAATATGAACTAACTGGCGATGCTACAGTTGCGTATTCTCCTAATGGAACATTCACTGGGTTATCAGCTGGTAATTATACCGTTAATGTTAGAGATGATTCTAACTGTATAGCCTCAGAAAATATTACGTTAGTAGAACCAACACCAATTAATGCAACTTTTACGCCTAGCACTAATATGCTAGCTTGTTTTGGAGATCAAAATGCTTCTATAACAATAACTAATGTTACTGGTGGACAAGGTAGTAACTATACGTACACCTTAAATACTATTTTGCCAACACCTAGCACGTCTGGTCCACAAACATTTAATGTGTTTGATAATCTTGGTCCTGGCACCTACTCAATAACTATTGAAGATGGATACAGTTGCGAAATGACATCGGCAGACATTGTTATAGCAGAACCAACACCTGTTGATGTTAACCTTGTTACGCAATCAACACAAACGTGTTTAAATGATGCGACACTTACATTAACTGCAACAGGAGGAACAGCACCATACACCTATAGTAATGATATTACATTTACAAATGTTTTAGGAGCATTTAATAACTCTACCACATTTGCTGTAACTCCAGGGACTTATAGTTACTACGTACAAGATGCTAATGGTTGTACAGCTACTATTTCTAATGAAATCACTATAGAACCTTTACCTATTTTACAAGTTAACCTTCAAGCTGCTAACCCTACTATAAATTGTACAGGAGATAATACTGGAAGCATTATAGCTTCTGCTCAAGGAGGTCTTGGAAATTATATTTACGAACTACAAGATGGAGCAGGCAATACTATTAATGCGACTCAAAATACGCCTGGTGTATTTACTAATTTAGTTGCTGGCACTTATATGGTTTATGTTGAAAGTGGTGATTGTACAGAAACAACATCTACTATTACGATTACAGAACCAAGTACTGCTCTTGATGCCACGTTTACAGTTAACGATGTAACTTGTTACGGCTCGAATGATGGTATGTTAGAAATTAATGCAACAGGTGGTACAGGTACTATTATGTATGCTATTTCACCACAAATGGATCAATTCTTCGAAACCAATGTATTTGAAAACTTAGAACCTGGAACTTACGATGTTATTGTTCAAGACGAACTTGGTTGTTATATTACTCATAACTTTACAATTAATGAGCCTGCTCCTGTCATGCTAAGTATTGTACCTAATTCTATCTTCCCAGAAGTATGCGAAGGAGATCTAGATGGTGAGTTTAGTATTACTATTTCTGGAGGATCGTTACCATATAGTGTTAGTTTAGATAGTTACGATGGTCCTTATTCTACAGGTGGTGCTACACAAACACAATTCGATTTTACAGGTTTAAGTGGTGGCGATCATATAGTTTTTGTTCGTGATGCTGAAGGTTGTGAATCTGAATGGAATATCACTATGCCAGAATCGGTAACTATTAATCCAACGGTTATCGTGGACTATGGTTGTGTGAATAATATTTCAGGTAATACCGTTACGGTAATTGTAGATGAAAGCATTGATACATCTCTTGTAGATTATTCACTAAATGGTGGACCATACCAAACTAGTAATATTTTTACCAACCTACCTGCGGGTCAAAATCACTATGTTGATGTAAGACACAACAACGGTTGTATTCAATCTACAGAGTTCTTTACTATTGAAGCATACGAACCATTAACGTTAACGTTAACCGAAGGTGAATTAAATGAGATTATTGCTACAGCTAACGGTGGTACTGGCGATTATCAATTCACTTTTAATGGCGATAACTACGGTAGTACAAATACGTTTACAATTACTTATTCTGGCACGCATACTGTAACAGTAACCGATACAAATGGTTGTACAGCAGTTGCTACTATTAATATGGAATTTGTTGATGTATGTGTTCCTAATTACTTTACACCTAACGGCGATGGTGTTTTAGATGAATGGGGACCCGGATGTGCTTTAGCCTATCCTAATCTTGAATTTTCAATTTTTGATAGATACGGAAGAAAAGTGGCAACCCTACGAATAGGTGAAAAGTGGGATGGCAGATATAAAGGAAACGAATTGCCTACCGGAGACTATTGGTATGTTGTAAACTTAAATAGTTCCGATGTAGACAAGAACATTGTCGGTCATTTTACACTATATAGATAA
- a CDS encoding histidine phosphatase family protein gives MKFLIIVRHGKSSWKYDVEDFYRPLKKRGENDAQVIARELEKRDYSPDLVLSSDAVRAKTTAKIFSNILNFDFKLNHCLYDFSGKKALEVIRSCDNSIETLMIFGHNYGLTSIINTLGNKHIDNLPTSGLVVISFETDDWKTIQHGNTVLTLFPKAYR, from the coding sequence ATGAAATTTCTTATTATTGTTAGACATGGAAAATCATCATGGAAGTATGATGTTGAAGATTTTTATCGTCCATTAAAGAAAAGAGGGGAAAACGATGCCCAAGTAATTGCTAGAGAGCTAGAAAAGAGAGATTATAGCCCAGACTTAGTTTTATCTAGCGATGCCGTTAGAGCAAAAACGACTGCCAAGATATTTTCTAATATTTTAAACTTCGATTTTAAGCTTAATCATTGTTTATATGATTTTTCAGGAAAGAAGGCATTAGAGGTTATTCGCTCATGCGACAACAGTATTGAAACGTTAATGATTTTTGGCCATAATTATGGCTTAACATCAATAATTAACACTCTAGGAAATAAACATATAGATAATTTGCCTACAAGTGGTTTGGTGGTAATTTCTTTTGAGACAGATGATTGGAAAACTATACAACATGGGAACACAGTTTTAACCTTATTTCCAAAAGCGTATAGGTAA